One Bacteriovorax sp. PP10 DNA window includes the following coding sequences:
- a CDS encoding FAD-dependent oxidoreductase, protein MSSNLNDYEARPRRDFIKMSLMAGLALAIPKKSEAVLKRFLPKSLMSISPIQILSDDQFASLDFNGDNIDRPHDVLWNLDGYLVKKGGIPAPTEKRKVVVVGGGMAGLISAYQLRDLNPIILEQDKHFGGNSKGETYKNATFSIGAAYITIPDDGDDIDTFLKEIGIKEELKLEEPDITKFTYKKSMMTEFWKGASDPARASEFIAVDAELRRIYNDAYPDIPWTSDSAISYEEYLYLDTITFEKWLELKFGKVHPHIAEYFQLYCWSSFNGSIEELSALQVLNFVASEVDGVLALPGGNAAITQRLMEKVDAATTPGSVRAGAFVVRVQRKPNGLIWVTYEDAQGVMKTIETQSCVVASPKFVAKLIVPGLPEDQVKLMDDLSYRGYIVGNAIFNHPVKSPSFDIFCFEGEKPEVPMAMSQSKRPFSDVCFGTWAADDQTQNGVLTVYRALPYDGGRQFLFNPLAHDKHKNVILSGMKDFAAAVGVNFADLKGMRMTRWGHSLPVASRGLIQSGYLDRMSRPFGGNIFFANQDNWANPAFECSFAAAKVATDAVKKLF, encoded by the coding sequence ATGTCATCGAATTTAAACGATTATGAAGCACGCCCACGCCGCGATTTTATTAAAATGTCACTTATGGCAGGCCTTGCCTTGGCCATCCCTAAGAAGTCAGAAGCTGTGCTGAAGCGCTTTTTACCGAAGAGTTTGATGAGTATTTCTCCCATCCAGATTTTAAGTGACGACCAGTTCGCCAGCTTAGATTTCAATGGCGATAACATCGATCGCCCACACGATGTCCTTTGGAACCTTGATGGTTACCTTGTTAAAAAAGGTGGGATCCCAGCTCCAACTGAAAAAAGAAAAGTTGTTGTTGTCGGTGGTGGTATGGCAGGCCTTATTAGTGCTTATCAACTGCGCGATTTAAATCCAATCATCCTTGAGCAAGATAAACACTTCGGTGGAAATTCAAAAGGTGAGACATACAAAAACGCAACGTTCTCAATCGGTGCGGCCTATATTACGATTCCCGATGATGGCGATGATATCGACACATTCTTAAAAGAAATCGGAATCAAAGAAGAATTAAAATTAGAAGAACCAGACATTACAAAGTTCACATACAAAAAAAGTATGATGACGGAATTCTGGAAAGGGGCGAGTGATCCTGCTCGCGCTTCGGAATTCATTGCAGTTGATGCTGAATTAAGAAGAATTTATAACGACGCTTACCCTGATATCCCATGGACATCTGACAGCGCGATTTCTTACGAAGAGTATTTATATTTAGACACCATTACATTTGAAAAATGGCTTGAATTAAAATTCGGAAAAGTTCATCCACATATCGCAGAGTATTTCCAATTATACTGCTGGTCTTCATTCAACGGTTCAATTGAAGAATTATCTGCACTACAAGTTTTAAACTTTGTGGCGAGTGAAGTGGACGGTGTTCTTGCTCTTCCAGGTGGAAACGCAGCGATCACACAACGTCTTATGGAAAAAGTAGATGCAGCAACAACTCCAGGCTCGGTAAGAGCAGGAGCATTCGTTGTAAGAGTTCAAAGAAAACCAAACGGATTAATCTGGGTTACATACGAAGACGCTCAGGGTGTGATGAAGACGATTGAAACACAATCTTGTGTTGTTGCTTCTCCAAAATTCGTAGCCAAGCTTATCGTTCCAGGTCTTCCAGAAGATCAGGTTAAACTGATGGATGATTTAAGCTACAGAGGTTACATCGTAGGGAACGCCATTTTCAATCACCCGGTTAAATCACCAAGCTTTGATATTTTCTGTTTTGAAGGTGAAAAACCTGAAGTGCCAATGGCGATGTCACAATCAAAACGTCCATTTTCGGATGTATGTTTTGGAACTTGGGCCGCTGATGATCAAACTCAAAATGGTGTCTTAACTGTTTATAGAGCGCTTCCCTATGATGGTGGAAGACAATTCTTATTCAACCCACTTGCTCACGATAAACATAAAAATGTCATCCTTAGCGGAATGAAAGACTTTGCAGCTGCTGTTGGTGTGAACTTCGCTGACTTAAAAGGAATGCGTATGACTCGTTGGGGGCATTCACTTCCAGTTGCTAGTCGTGGTCTTATCCAAAGTGGATACCTAGATAGAATGAGCCGTCCATTTGGTGGAAATATTTTCTTTGCTAACCAGGATAACTGGGCAAACCCAGCTTTCGAGTGTTCATTTGCTGCCGCGAAAGTTGCAACAGATGCAGTTAAGAAACTTTTTTAA
- a CDS encoding heavy metal translocating P-type ATPase — translation MNNLKFKIEGMTCVACSGIIEKETKLLKGVEEAQVNFATETAEFKTGSEFDLETFHALLKKLGYRAIDPNAKDAKAIDTVFNADFYKAMIALVLASVTMFFAMVVPNNLIQAILTTILVFGYGRAYIKAVFGFHSNMNTLIGLGVLSSYFYSLYLIIMSPHAHPYFEGGAFIIAFSLIGHYLDGIAKTKARSNLSSLYKMQIKFASLIVDGKEVNTPVIDLKAGDIIRLRPGEKFPLDGEIVEGETHADEAMLTGESQAIAKSVGSKVFAGSMNLEGSVTIKVNSTIHDTFISEIVSFVEKAQLKKAPIEKYADRIVKFFVPIILVVAAVTFVTWFLITGDMSMSLTHMIAVLVIACPCALGLAVPMAIMLSTSEAAKNGLLISGGHIIEKGSHIDTIVFDKTGTLTEGRPELTQIHLFDKTADAAIVLKLAASSLQYSTHPLSQSIANHALKQEISLLDPDKFKSLTGLGVVAEMNGKSLALGNADLLKQEGVLEVIPKSFYTENVGSYVFLSIDKKLTAAFIITDPIKSEARELIKKLHDLNINVWMLTGDHVGIAHKIGSEIGITPEFIKAGVKPVGKADFITELQSKNFKVAMIGDGINDAPALARADLSIAMSNGSDVALEASEVSLLDGKILLVSDFFGRSKRTMRIIKENLLLSSLYNLLCIPLAAGVFYPWYKVSLTPMWASLAMGLSSFSVIVNSFRVKKVS, via the coding sequence TTGAATAATCTAAAGTTTAAAATTGAAGGAATGACTTGTGTGGCCTGCTCGGGAATTATCGAGAAGGAGACGAAACTTTTAAAAGGAGTTGAGGAGGCACAAGTTAACTTCGCGACAGAGACGGCCGAGTTTAAAACAGGATCTGAATTTGATCTTGAGACTTTTCATGCTCTGTTAAAAAAACTTGGATACCGTGCGATTGATCCTAATGCAAAAGATGCAAAGGCCATTGATACTGTTTTTAATGCTGACTTTTATAAAGCGATGATCGCTTTAGTTTTAGCTTCAGTGACTATGTTTTTTGCTATGGTTGTTCCCAACAATCTTATTCAGGCCATCCTAACAACTATTTTAGTTTTTGGTTATGGCCGAGCTTATATCAAAGCCGTTTTTGGTTTTCACTCGAACATGAATACCCTGATTGGTTTAGGTGTACTCAGCTCTTATTTTTATAGTTTATATTTAATTATCATGTCCCCTCACGCCCATCCTTATTTTGAAGGTGGAGCTTTCATTATTGCTTTTTCACTTATTGGGCACTACCTCGATGGGATTGCAAAAACTAAAGCGAGAAGTAATTTAAGCTCTCTTTATAAAATGCAAATCAAGTTTGCTTCGCTGATTGTTGATGGCAAAGAAGTAAATACTCCGGTTATTGATTTGAAAGCTGGTGATATCATTCGTTTGCGTCCAGGTGAGAAGTTTCCTCTCGATGGAGAAATCGTTGAAGGTGAAACGCATGCTGATGAAGCAATGTTAACTGGTGAGTCTCAAGCGATTGCAAAATCTGTTGGCTCAAAAGTTTTTGCGGGAAGTATGAACCTTGAAGGTTCTGTTACGATAAAAGTTAACTCTACTATTCATGATACTTTTATTTCTGAAATCGTCTCTTTTGTTGAGAAAGCTCAACTAAAGAAAGCTCCGATTGAAAAGTATGCTGATCGTATCGTTAAATTTTTCGTACCAATTATCTTAGTGGTTGCGGCCGTAACATTTGTCACTTGGTTTTTAATCACTGGTGATATGTCGATGTCGTTGACTCATATGATTGCAGTTTTAGTTATCGCTTGTCCTTGTGCTTTAGGACTCGCTGTTCCCATGGCGATCATGCTTTCGACTAGTGAAGCTGCAAAAAATGGACTTCTGATCAGTGGTGGGCACATTATTGAAAAAGGGTCTCATATTGATACGATCGTTTTTGATAAAACAGGAACACTAACTGAAGGACGTCCCGAACTGACACAAATTCATTTGTTTGATAAAACAGCTGATGCAGCGATAGTTTTAAAACTAGCAGCTTCGTCACTTCAGTATTCAACTCACCCACTTTCGCAATCAATTGCAAATCATGCTTTAAAGCAGGAAATTTCACTCTTAGATCCGGATAAATTTAAAAGTTTAACTGGTCTTGGTGTTGTGGCCGAAATGAATGGTAAGAGTCTTGCTTTAGGGAATGCTGATTTATTAAAACAGGAAGGCGTTTTAGAAGTTATTCCTAAGAGTTTTTATACTGAGAATGTTGGGAGTTATGTTTTCTTATCAATTGATAAAAAGTTAACTGCTGCTTTTATTATTACTGACCCGATTAAATCTGAAGCGCGTGAGTTAATTAAAAAACTTCACGACTTGAATATCAATGTATGGATGCTTACAGGTGATCATGTTGGGATTGCTCATAAAATCGGATCTGAAATTGGAATCACACCAGAGTTTATCAAAGCAGGAGTTAAACCTGTTGGTAAAGCAGATTTCATTACAGAACTTCAATCAAAGAATTTCAAAGTTGCGATGATTGGTGACGGTATTAACGATGCTCCGGCATTGGCGAGAGCTGATCTATCAATTGCCATGAGTAACGGCTCAGATGTGGCACTAGAAGCTTCTGAAGTGTCATTACTTGATGGGAAGATCTTACTCGTGAGTGATTTTTTCGGCAGATCAAAACGCACAATGAGAATCATTAAAGAAAATCTACTTCTTTCGTCTTTATACAATTTATTATGTATTCCACTGGCAGCGGGAGTTTTCTACCCTTGGTATAAGGTTTCCCTTACACCAATGTGGGCGAGTCTTGCGATGGGATTATCCAGCTTCTCAGTAATCGTGAATTCTTTTAGAGTTAAAAAAGTTTCTTAA
- a CDS encoding heavy-metal-associated domain-containing protein, whose amino-acid sequence MTTNKSVNFKVNGMHCGGCAGKIKKGVEGLNIESAVDVNVETGKVNIKFNSEQSTIAVLKDTIAKAGFQVESVELE is encoded by the coding sequence GTGACAACGAATAAATCAGTAAATTTTAAAGTAAACGGCATGCACTGTGGTGGATGCGCTGGCAAAATAAAAAAAGGTGTTGAAGGATTAAATATTGAAAGTGCAGTCGACGTTAACGTTGAAACTGGAAAAGTTAATATTAAGTTCAACTCTGAACAAAGTACGATAGCGGTTTTGAAAGACACTATCGCTAAAGCTGGATTTCAAGTGGAGTCAGTAGAACTTGAATAA
- a CDS encoding 23S rRNA (pseudouridine(1915)-N(3))-methyltransferase RlmH, whose translation MKDLHLIVVGRLGDKNIEELEKDYFKRLTVPKLTIYEARAHSEDLNKEAKEVIARIDEISKNENPYIVLLAENGKQFTSVNFSKWLSNVYERQSVIFIIGGASGHGEAVIKRAHFRLSLSELTYPHKLARLLLVEQIYRAQTIVANHPYNK comes from the coding sequence TTGAAAGATCTTCATCTCATTGTTGTAGGCCGTCTTGGTGACAAGAATATTGAAGAACTGGAAAAAGATTATTTCAAGCGTTTAACTGTACCAAAACTTACTATCTATGAAGCTCGCGCTCACTCTGAAGATCTTAATAAAGAAGCTAAAGAAGTGATCGCGAGAATCGACGAAATCTCAAAAAACGAAAATCCTTATATTGTTTTACTCGCAGAAAATGGAAAGCAGTTCACTAGTGTGAATTTTTCTAAGTGGCTTTCTAATGTTTATGAACGTCAGTCGGTGATTTTTATTATCGGTGGAGCTTCCGGGCATGGTGAAGCTGTGATTAAGCGAGCTCATTTCAGGTTGTCTCTTTCGGAGTTAACTTACCCTCATAAACTCGCTCGCCTTCTTTTAGTCGAACAGATTTATCGCGCACAAACGATTGTGGCGAATCATCCTTACAATAAGTAA
- the rsfS gene encoding ribosome silencing factor, with protein sequence MNRDYVNKEVTAIIDDKTLEAPLNLAMASAWIMGNFKGLNLKVLDLRQVSGIADYFVIASASNPTQASAMAEEISHQMRLNNIEALSKEGLKTNTDWILLDYGDIIVHVFHEPSRTVYDLEHLYKNALNVDIPESYYFSTPESERKGGGDDSGRNYF encoded by the coding sequence ATGAATCGTGATTATGTAAATAAAGAAGTAACTGCAATTATCGATGACAAGACTCTTGAAGCTCCATTAAACCTTGCGATGGCATCTGCCTGGATCATGGGAAACTTCAAAGGATTAAACCTTAAAGTTTTGGACCTAAGACAAGTTTCAGGGATCGCTGACTACTTCGTTATCGCTTCAGCAAGCAACCCTACTCAAGCAAGTGCAATGGCAGAAGAGATTTCTCACCAGATGAGACTTAACAACATTGAAGCACTTTCGAAAGAAGGTCTAAAGACTAACACTGACTGGATCCTTCTAGACTACGGCGACATTATTGTTCACGTATTCCATGAGCCATCAAGAACAGTTTACGATCTTGAGCATCTATACAAAAATGCACTTAACGTTGATATCCCTGAGTCATACTACTTCTCGACTCCTGAGTCTGAGAGAAAAGGTGGCGGAGATGATTCTGGAAGAAACTACTTCTAG
- the obgE gene encoding GTPase ObgE: MRFIDEVKIIAISGHGGPGAITFRREKSIPFGGPDGGDGGNGGSVIFVANENINTLINFRGKKVFKAEDGEPGAGRQLNGKDGQDYILEVPVGTIIKNSETGAVIADLKIHDERIVIADGGNGGRGNINFKSSTNQAPRIAQPGLPGVEMYLDLELKLIADLALIGLPNAGKSTLISAISAARPKIADYPFTTLEPNLGVVTLGERSFVVADIPGLIEDASEGKGLGVKFLKHIERTSALVHLVDVSWCLDEYEAFEQYVVIRTELEKYSADLATKRELVCLTKIDAMTEEEIAKFQNFFEEQLDKKVMTISAVSGRSIQELKGLMIKCIDMEKATKKEKAKANPNKYEGIYPVEEDEE; the protein is encoded by the coding sequence ATGCGTTTTATAGATGAAGTTAAAATTATAGCAATCTCTGGTCACGGTGGTCCTGGTGCCATCACTTTCCGTAGAGAAAAATCAATTCCATTCGGTGGTCCCGATGGTGGTGATGGTGGTAACGGTGGATCGGTTATTTTCGTAGCAAACGAAAACATCAATACACTTATTAACTTCCGCGGGAAGAAAGTATTCAAAGCAGAAGACGGTGAACCCGGAGCTGGAAGACAGCTTAACGGTAAAGACGGACAAGATTATATTCTTGAAGTTCCAGTTGGAACAATCATTAAAAATTCTGAAACAGGTGCAGTCATTGCAGACCTGAAAATTCACGACGAAAGAATTGTTATCGCTGATGGTGGTAACGGTGGTCGTGGAAACATCAATTTCAAATCTTCAACTAACCAAGCTCCTCGTATCGCTCAACCTGGTCTTCCAGGTGTTGAGATGTACCTGGATCTTGAACTAAAACTTATTGCTGATCTTGCCTTAATCGGTCTTCCGAATGCAGGTAAATCAACTTTAATTTCTGCGATCTCGGCAGCACGTCCGAAAATTGCAGACTACCCTTTCACAACTCTTGAGCCAAACCTTGGTGTTGTTACATTAGGAGAGAGATCTTTTGTTGTAGCTGATATTCCGGGACTGATTGAAGATGCTTCTGAAGGTAAAGGCCTTGGAGTTAAATTCTTAAAGCACATTGAAAGAACATCAGCATTAGTTCACTTGGTGGACGTGTCTTGGTGTCTTGATGAATACGAAGCATTCGAGCAATACGTTGTTATCCGCACTGAACTTGAAAAATACAGTGCAGATCTGGCGACTAAACGCGAACTAGTGTGTTTAACAAAAATTGATGCTATGACAGAAGAAGAAATTGCAAAATTCCAGAACTTCTTTGAAGAGCAATTAGACAAAAAAGTTATGACTATCTCTGCGGTTTCAGGACGCTCAATCCAGGAACTAAAAGGACTCATGATTAAATGTATCGATATGGAAAAAGCAACTAAGAAAGAAAAAGCAAAGGCGAATCCTAATAAGTATGAAGGAATCTACCCTGTAGAAGAAGATGAGGAATAG
- the rpmA gene encoding 50S ribosomal protein L27, with protein sequence MAHKKAAGSTANGRDSNPKMRGTKKYGGEQVISGNIIVRQKGTKLFPGTGVGMGRDFTIYATVDGVVKFTHYTKSKKLVSVVPA encoded by the coding sequence ATGGCACACAAAAAAGCCGCCGGGTCCACAGCTAACGGTAGAGATTCAAATCCTAAAATGCGTGGAACAAAAAAATACGGTGGAGAACAAGTTATCTCTGGGAACATCATCGTAAGACAAAAAGGAACTAAACTATTTCCAGGTACTGGAGTAGGAATGGGTCGTGACTTCACTATCTACGCAACTGTAGATGGAGTAGTAAAATTCACTCACTACACTAAGTCTAAAAAACTAGTTTCAGTAGTTCCAGCTTAG
- the rplU gene encoding 50S ribosomal protein L21: protein MYGIVEIGGHQYKVQAGDLIDVEKLAHDAGATITLDQVLFIGGDKPLVGAPVVGGAKISAKVIMHDRSRKLIVFKRKPGGYKRRNGHRQNFTALLITEINDGAGNTVKIDKASKNAEKYLK, encoded by the coding sequence ATGTACGGAATTGTAGAGATTGGTGGACACCAGTACAAAGTTCAAGCAGGAGATCTAATTGATGTTGAGAAACTAGCACACGATGCTGGCGCAACTATCACTTTAGACCAAGTTCTATTCATCGGTGGAGATAAGCCACTTGTTGGAGCACCAGTTGTTGGTGGAGCAAAGATCAGCGCAAAAGTTATTATGCACGATCGCTCAAGAAAACTAATCGTTTTCAAGAGAAAACCAGGTGGATACAAGAGAAGAAACGGTCACAGACAAAACTTTACTGCTCTATTGATTACAGAAATCAATGACGGTGCAGGAAATACTGTTAAGATCGATAAAGCATCAAAAAATGCTGAGAAATATTTAAAATAA
- the lgt gene encoding prolipoprotein diacylglyceryl transferase, whose translation MNTHYVHNLDPVIFDLGKFQIRWYGLMYVVGFIIAGFLLKILVKKNFFKVPEEKIDSLITTMIICMFIGARFFYVFIYNWDYYSVNMMELLAVWKGGLSFHGALVGLCVGGYIFAKQNKITWFEVMDSVALAGSQGLFWGRLGNFINGELYGRPTNSWVGIIFPNGGGLYPRHASQLYEAVLEGLALSVLLWIMRGKVKVYGMISAVFISGYGIFRFIVEFYREPDSQLGYYFGFLTMGQILCFIMIIVGIFVGIYAKKKNVTI comes from the coding sequence ATGAATACGCATTACGTTCACAATTTAGATCCAGTCATTTTTGATTTAGGAAAATTCCAGATCCGTTGGTATGGATTGATGTATGTTGTCGGGTTTATCATCGCCGGATTCCTTTTAAAAATTCTTGTGAAGAAAAACTTCTTCAAAGTCCCGGAAGAAAAAATTGATTCATTAATCACGACGATGATCATCTGTATGTTTATCGGTGCGAGATTCTTTTATGTCTTCATTTATAACTGGGATTACTATTCAGTTAACATGATGGAGCTGCTTGCTGTCTGGAAGGGCGGATTAAGCTTCCACGGTGCTTTAGTTGGTCTGTGTGTTGGTGGATACATCTTTGCTAAGCAAAACAAGATTACATGGTTTGAGGTGATGGATTCTGTGGCCCTTGCCGGTTCACAGGGACTTTTCTGGGGACGTTTAGGAAACTTCATTAACGGTGAACTTTACGGTCGACCAACAAACTCATGGGTGGGAATTATTTTTCCAAACGGTGGGGGACTTTATCCTCGTCACGCTTCGCAATTATATGAAGCAGTTCTTGAAGGTCTTGCTCTCTCAGTGCTTCTTTGGATCATGAGAGGAAAAGTAAAAGTTTATGGAATGATCTCTGCGGTTTTCATTTCAGGTTACGGTATTTTTAGATTTATCGTTGAATTCTACCGCGAGCCGGATTCTCAACTTGGATACTACTTTGGATTTTTAACGATGGGACAAATTCTATGTTTCATCATGATCATCGTAGGAATTTTTGTCGGGATCTACGCTAAGAAGAAAAACGTTACCATTTAG
- a CDS encoding lytic transglycosylase domain-containing protein, with protein sequence MKKNVLFRSTTSKLSVLVVALVLTSCASSSKTPAPKVVSTPHTKDGFASESVREAYLRLKKTDYTEQDKKIDEEQSSRIAKVQSRSMITGASTLDGLGNYKGKTYYLEGAEELNLENNYFDIPVTYNAQVKRWVHYFLNRGRPFFERYTERAGRYAPILGAILEEHGLPRDLIFLAMAESGFNNSAKSWAAAVGPWQFMPYTGRMYGLEQDWYRDERRDPIKATVAAARYLAKLYDDFGQWEVAAAAYNAGEGKLGRAIKKYKSEDFWHLTKGKYLKDETKNYVPKIMALAIIGKNLKSFGFDDVEFHEPLDFDEISVPAGTDLIKLSESVGVDFEEIQRLNPEVLRWFTPPNIADYRLRLPPNTAEKYANCCAKTDFLAVNFQQFVVPNKGMSLAAISKKFKLRKDYVLAGLNNVSEKTHFSAGDVVKLPFREGELVSADNNLYADLFEKPRREILKRNSRAIRAKRYASRKKPMRYYTVKKGETLFTVAQKHGISVKRLIASNTDLIKKSKKVNAGIRLVIK encoded by the coding sequence ATGAAAAAAAACGTACTGTTTCGATCAACAACATCTAAATTATCTGTCCTCGTAGTAGCTCTTGTACTTACCTCATGTGCTTCATCTTCAAAAACACCGGCCCCTAAAGTAGTTTCAACTCCGCACACAAAAGATGGTTTTGCCTCTGAAAGTGTTCGTGAAGCTTACCTGCGTTTGAAGAAGACGGACTACACTGAGCAAGATAAGAAAATCGACGAAGAACAGTCTTCTAGAATTGCGAAAGTTCAATCACGTTCGATGATCACAGGAGCTTCGACTCTTGATGGTTTAGGTAACTACAAAGGTAAAACTTATTACCTTGAAGGTGCTGAAGAACTAAACTTAGAAAACAATTATTTTGATATCCCTGTTACGTATAATGCCCAGGTAAAAAGATGGGTTCATTATTTCTTAAACAGAGGACGTCCATTCTTCGAGCGCTATACTGAAAGAGCGGGAAGATATGCACCAATTCTTGGAGCAATCTTGGAAGAGCACGGACTTCCAAGAGATTTAATTTTCTTAGCAATGGCGGAGAGTGGATTTAACAATTCAGCGAAGTCATGGGCAGCAGCTGTTGGACCTTGGCAGTTCATGCCATACACAGGAAGAATGTACGGACTGGAGCAAGACTGGTACCGCGATGAAAGACGCGATCCAATTAAAGCAACAGTTGCGGCAGCAAGATACCTGGCAAAACTTTATGATGATTTCGGACAATGGGAAGTAGCAGCTGCTGCTTACAATGCCGGAGAAGGAAAACTTGGTCGCGCGATCAAGAAATACAAGTCTGAAGATTTCTGGCACCTTACAAAAGGGAAGTATCTTAAAGACGAAACAAAAAATTACGTTCCAAAAATTATGGCCCTTGCGATTATCGGAAAAAACCTAAAGTCATTTGGTTTTGATGATGTTGAATTCCATGAGCCTTTAGACTTTGATGAAATCAGTGTTCCAGCAGGAACTGACTTAATTAAACTTTCAGAAAGTGTTGGAGTTGATTTCGAAGAAATTCAACGTCTAAACCCGGAAGTTCTAAGATGGTTTACTCCACCAAATATTGCAGACTACCGTTTAAGACTTCCACCGAATACAGCAGAGAAATATGCTAACTGCTGCGCTAAAACGGATTTCTTAGCTGTAAACTTCCAGCAATTCGTTGTTCCGAACAAAGGAATGAGTTTAGCTGCCATTTCTAAGAAATTTAAACTTAGAAAAGATTATGTCCTGGCGGGCCTAAACAATGTTTCTGAAAAAACTCATTTTTCTGCGGGTGATGTTGTAAAACTTCCTTTCAGAGAAGGTGAATTAGTAAGTGCAGACAACAATCTTTACGCTGACTTATTTGAAAAACCACGTCGCGAAATTCTGAAACGTAACTCACGTGCTATCAGAGCAAAGAGGTATGCATCTAGAAAAAAGCCAATGCGCTATTATACCGTAAAAAAAGGAGAAACACTGTTCACAGTGGCACAAAAGCACGGCATCTCCGTAAAACGGTTAATAGCGTCGAACACTGATTTAATTAAAAAATCTAAAAAAGTGAACGCAGGAATCAGATTAGTTATTAAATAG
- a CDS encoding serine protease family protein has product MKFMLALAILSLANIAHAFPTAPFDALKTTIDHSEKSMADDYDFEGIIKLNNCSGSLIRFAGQPMTSKAIVLTNGHCYSKGMFGGMLQPNEVVYNKAQARDMKIFDKAMKLFPVKATKVLYATMTNTDIALYELSESYESILSKYKIESFTLDSVRPFEGTSIDIVSGFWDRGYSCEIDAFIFNLKEGDWMFTDSIRYTNGCATVGGTSGSPIIARGTRSVIAINNTANENGKSCAVNNPCEITQDGKVTVLKDKKYGQQTYNIYSCLRPDFNIDLSMAGCVLPKPRS; this is encoded by the coding sequence ATGAAGTTCATGCTAGCTCTAGCAATACTATCTCTCGCAAATATTGCTCACGCTTTTCCAACTGCACCGTTTGATGCATTAAAAACTACAATTGATCATAGTGAAAAATCTATGGCAGACGATTATGATTTCGAAGGAATCATTAAGTTGAACAACTGTTCAGGATCTTTAATTAGATTTGCTGGCCAGCCAATGACTTCAAAGGCGATCGTTCTAACTAACGGTCACTGTTATTCAAAAGGTATGTTTGGTGGAATGCTTCAACCAAATGAAGTTGTTTATAACAAAGCTCAAGCTCGTGACATGAAAATCTTCGACAAAGCTATGAAGCTATTTCCTGTTAAAGCAACAAAGGTTCTATACGCTACGATGACTAATACAGACATCGCTCTTTATGAATTATCAGAATCGTATGAATCAATTTTATCAAAATACAAAATCGAATCTTTCACACTTGATTCAGTAAGACCGTTCGAAGGAACTAGTATTGATATCGTTTCTGGTTTTTGGGATCGCGGATACAGCTGTGAAATCGATGCATTCATCTTCAACTTAAAAGAAGGGGATTGGATGTTTACGGATTCAATTCGTTACACTAATGGATGCGCTACTGTTGGCGGGACTTCAGGTTCACCAATTATCGCTCGTGGAACTCGTTCGGTGATCGCGATTAACAATACTGCAAATGAGAATGGTAAATCGTGTGCTGTGAATAATCCATGTGAGATTACTCAAGATGGAAAGGTTACTGTGTTAAAAGATAAGAAGTATGGTCAACAGACTTACAATATCTATTCATGTCTACGTCCTGACTTCAATATTGATTTATCAATGGCTGGATGTGTTCTTCCGAAACCAAGATCTTAA
- a CDS encoding tRNA (cytidine(34)-2'-O)-methyltransferase: MSKFKIVLVAPEIPGNTGSIGRTAVALDLELILIKPLAFDIDEKAVRRAGLDYWKYVSLKVYENWEEFIEKENPATDKMFLFSRFATKPLFDVKITKDSYLVFGSETKGLPTEIKDQFNSQLVTLPMNSEHIRSLNLANAATAAAYEALRQIDFT, encoded by the coding sequence ATGAGCAAATTCAAAATCGTTTTAGTCGCCCCTGAAATTCCTGGTAACACTGGAAGTATCGGCCGAACTGCGGTTGCTCTCGACCTTGAACTCATCCTTATTAAACCACTCGCTTTCGACATTGATGAAAAAGCTGTACGTCGTGCTGGTCTCGATTATTGGAAGTACGTTAGTTTAAAAGTTTATGAGAACTGGGAAGAGTTTATCGAGAAAGAGAATCCAGCCACTGATAAGATGTTTTTGTTTTCTAGATTTGCTACGAAACCGTTGTTTGATGTGAAGATTACTAAAGACTCTTATTTGGTTTTTGGTTCTGAGACTAAAGGCCTTCCAACTGAGATCAAAGATCAGTTCAATTCACAGCTAGTGACTCTCCCTATGAACTCTGAACATATCAGATCACTAAATCTTGCCAATGCAGCGACCGCTGCAGCTTACGAAGCATTAAGACAGATTGATTTCACTTAA